A single region of the Fibrobacter sp. UWH6 genome encodes:
- a CDS encoding Hpt domain-containing protein encodes MTLQELYAKINGNYAEAQNRLMKESFIEKFALMYLKDDSFVSLQNAISAGSIPDCFRAAHTLKGVAANLAFTELQQAASELTEQLRPQTAPADAAMVEVLKVAHEKVVAALNEYNASK; translated from the coding sequence ATGACACTCCAGGAATTGTACGCAAAGATCAACGGCAACTACGCCGAAGCCCAGAACCGACTGATGAAGGAATCCTTCATCGAAAAGTTCGCCTTGATGTATCTGAAAGACGACAGCTTTGTTTCCTTGCAGAACGCCATCAGCGCAGGGTCTATTCCCGACTGCTTCCGTGCCGCACACACTCTGAAAGGTGTTGCAGCCAATCTGGCCTTTACAGAATTGCAGCAGGCAGCCTCTGAACTGACAGAGCAGCTCCGTCCCCAGACGGCTCCCGCCGACGCCGCCATGGTAGAAGTCCTCAAGGTGGCCCACGAAAAGGTTGTAGCCGCATTGAACGAATACAACGCCAGCAAGTAG